In a single window of the candidate division WOR-3 bacterium genome:
- the aspS gene encoding aspartate--tRNA(Asn) ligase: MNRVLVREVSQYIGQEVMLKGWVHQLRRLGKINFLLLRDRSGIIQTVILDPAIDLTQLDQESVITLWGVPKREAQASGGIEVEVKKLELMEKAESPLPFEVNRPLELLNIKLDTILDHRALALRHPKINAIFRVEAELVHAFREFLRQEDFLEIHTSKIISQGTEGGTNLFPILYFETKAYLAQSPQFYKQMMVGAGYERVFEVGFVYRAEDHATSRHINEYLSLDLEMGFIDSEQDVINLEVRLLRYVFEALKRNCASELQLYGVELPTIENIPQIKFWEVREILQKYYKKELQVADDLDPEAERLLCDYALKEFGSEFIFVTNYPISARPFYTMPFDETYSRGFDLLYKGMEVTTGSQRIHNYQMLVNNMNKFGLNPKDFEFYLEIFRYGMPPHGGLAIGAERLTQQILGLKNIREASLFPRDRYRLVP; encoded by the coding sequence ATGAATCGCGTGCTGGTGCGAGAAGTATCTCAGTATATCGGTCAAGAAGTAATGCTTAAGGGTTGGGTTCATCAATTACGGCGATTAGGTAAGATTAATTTCTTACTTTTGCGTGACCGGAGCGGTATTATTCAGACAGTGATATTAGATCCAGCTATTGACCTTACTCAGCTAGATCAAGAAAGTGTTATTACCCTGTGGGGTGTGCCTAAGCGCGAGGCACAAGCGTCGGGTGGAATAGAGGTCGAGGTAAAGAAACTTGAGCTTATGGAAAAAGCCGAGTCACCTTTGCCGTTTGAGGTCAATCGACCGTTAGAATTATTAAATATCAAACTTGATACAATACTTGACCACCGTGCTTTGGCTTTGCGCCATCCCAAGATTAACGCGATATTTCGCGTGGAAGCTGAGCTAGTGCATGCTTTTCGGGAATTTTTACGCCAGGAGGACTTTTTAGAAATCCACACCTCGAAAATAATTTCTCAAGGCACGGAAGGTGGAACGAATCTCTTTCCGATTTTGTATTTTGAAACCAAGGCATATTTAGCTCAGAGTCCCCAGTTTTATAAACAGATGATGGTGGGTGCTGGCTATGAGCGGGTCTTTGAGGTTGGATTTGTGTATCGGGCCGAGGATCACGCAACATCTCGCCATATTAATGAATATCTTAGTTTGGATTTAGAGATGGGTTTTATCGACTCGGAACAAGATGTTATCAACCTTGAAGTGAGACTACTGCGATATGTATTTGAGGCCTTGAAGAGAAACTGTGCATCAGAATTACAATTATACGGAGTGGAGCTACCGACAATAGAAAACATTCCTCAGATAAAATTTTGGGAAGTCCGAGAAATTTTACAGAAATATTACAAAAAAGAGTTACAAGTAGCTGATGATTTAGATCCAGAAGCCGAACGACTTTTATGCGATTATGCCCTAAAAGAATTTGGCTCGGAGTTTATTTTTGTCACCAATTATCCAATCTCAGCTCGACCTTTCTATACGATGCCCTTTGATGAAACTTATAGTCGGGGTTTTGATTTACTATATAAAGGGATGGAGGTAACTACCGGTAGCCAGCGAATTCATAATTATCAAATGCTGGTTAATAATATGAACAAATTTGGCCTAAATCCTAAAGACTTTGAATTTTATTTAGAGATTTTCCGGTATGGAATGCCACCGCACGGTGGTTTAGCCATTGGAGCTGAGCGATTAACGCAACAGATTTTAGGCCTAAAAAATATTCGGGAAGCTAGCCTTTTCCCTCGTGACCGGTATCGGTTAGTGCCATAA
- a CDS encoding PBP1A family penicillin-binding protein has protein sequence MARKHKSRMKILAVIILLVGVLCGLGIFMVVRAMANLPTIEEIRDFTPLVSTKILDCHGELVGEFYYQRRTPVSLSEVPKYLKDALIVVEDKRFYSHRGIDFIRIFGALFYNLRSLKLRAQGASTITQQLARAMFLSYEKSLSRKFREILLALELEKNYSKDEILELYLNLVYFGNGFYGVEAAARGYFNKPVKELSLTQCALLAALPKAPNFYSPYSNPQGVLKRRNLFLKMLYKYKRITKEELEQALNEPLGVIPKRGPRNLAPYFVEEIRKYLVNKYGEDFVYTSGATVYSTLDLNFQRVANQVVESIVNKIELDYHLPNRKEKFDELIKNDSTRKPTYLQGALIAIDPSTGYIKAMVGGRDFTHSQFNRVTQAKRQAGSAFKPFVYAVALMNGFTPASLAEDMPISISIPGVGIYAPENFDRKYLGNITLRKALALSRNVVAVRLISEVGPEAVAGCARSLGINSSLKPYYSLALGSSEVSLLEMTQAFCAFANGGSKVTPIYFTKIVDANGKILEEVRPTIEVVLDKKIAYILTNMLKSVIYEGTATVIRKLGFIYPAAGKTGTTDDFTDTWFIGYTPDLTCGVWVGYDEKKTIFHNATGGGVAAPIWATFMKGIEEHLSGEDFIEPDGIIHCEVCNFSGKLKSPYCPKTHDEVFIAGSEPHEICSFHKPGLFSLPSDEEQYFGDF, from the coding sequence ATGGCAAGAAAACATAAATCGCGGATGAAAATTTTAGCTGTAATTATCTTATTAGTAGGAGTATTGTGCGGTCTTGGGATTTTTATGGTTGTTCGGGCTATGGCTAATTTACCAACAATTGAAGAGATCCGCGATTTTACGCCTCTGGTATCTACAAAAATCTTGGACTGTCATGGTGAGTTAGTTGGGGAGTTTTATTACCAACGACGCACACCAGTGTCGTTATCAGAGGTTCCGAAATATCTTAAAGATGCCCTAATTGTTGTCGAAGATAAAAGATTTTATTCGCATCGGGGTATTGACTTTATTAGAATCTTTGGTGCCTTATTTTACAATCTGCGCTCTCTTAAGTTACGAGCCCAAGGTGCTAGCACTATTACTCAACAACTTGCCCGCGCGATGTTTCTTTCATACGAAAAAAGTCTATCCCGGAAGTTTCGGGAAATACTTTTAGCCCTGGAATTAGAAAAGAATTATTCTAAGGACGAGATTTTAGAGTTGTATTTAAACCTTGTATATTTTGGTAATGGGTTTTACGGCGTGGAAGCCGCAGCTCGTGGTTATTTTAATAAGCCGGTGAAAGAGCTTTCGTTAACTCAATGTGCTTTATTAGCCGCTCTACCCAAAGCCCCTAATTTCTATTCGCCATACAGTAATCCCCAGGGGGTTCTGAAACGGCGCAATCTGTTTTTGAAGATGCTGTATAAGTATAAACGTATTACTAAAGAAGAGCTTGAGCAGGCATTAAATGAACCTTTAGGTGTTATACCCAAAAGAGGGCCGCGTAATTTAGCACCTTATTTTGTAGAAGAGATTCGAAAGTATTTAGTTAATAAATACGGCGAGGACTTTGTTTACACTTCCGGGGCAACTGTGTATTCGACCTTAGATTTAAACTTCCAGCGGGTAGCTAATCAGGTTGTTGAAAGCATTGTAAATAAGATTGAACTCGACTACCATTTACCCAATCGCAAAGAAAAGTTCGATGAACTGATAAAAAATGACTCAACTCGAAAACCTACTTATTTGCAAGGTGCTTTAATTGCGATTGATCCCAGCACCGGCTATATTAAAGCCATGGTCGGAGGGCGTGACTTCACTCATAGTCAATTTAACCGTGTTACTCAAGCTAAAAGACAAGCTGGTTCAGCCTTTAAACCTTTTGTATATGCTGTGGCCTTGATGAACGGATTTACTCCGGCTAGCCTAGCTGAAGACATGCCAATTAGCATTAGCATTCCCGGAGTAGGTATTTATGCGCCGGAGAATTTTGACCGGAAATATTTAGGCAACATTACCCTACGAAAGGCCCTAGCCCTGTCGAGAAATGTCGTGGCAGTGCGTTTAATTTCTGAAGTAGGCCCTGAGGCAGTTGCCGGCTGTGCGCGGTCCCTAGGAATAAATAGTTCGCTTAAACCTTATTACTCTTTGGCCTTAGGCTCAAGCGAAGTCTCTCTTTTAGAGATGACCCAAGCTTTTTGTGCCTTTGCTAACGGCGGATCAAAAGTTACTCCAATTTATTTTACTAAAATTGTTGATGCGAACGGTAAAATTTTAGAAGAAGTTCGTCCTACAATTGAGGTGGTTTTAGACAAAAAAATTGCGTATATTTTAACAAACATGTTAAAGAGCGTTATATACGAAGGTACAGCTACAGTGATTAGAAAATTAGGATTTATTTATCCGGCTGCTGGCAAAACCGGCACGACAGATGATTTTACTGATACCTGGTTTATCGGATATACCCCGGATCTAACTTGTGGAGTTTGGGTAGGATATGACGAAAAGAAGACAATTTTTCATAATGCTACTGGTGGTGGGGTAGCTGCACCAATCTGGGCTACGTTTATGAAGGGCATTGAAGAACATCTAAGTGGCGAAGATTTTATCGAGCCGGACGGAATTATTCACTGCGAGGTTTGTAATTTTAGCGGCAAACTTAAAAGTCCTTATTGTCCTAAAACGCACGATGAAGTTTTTATTGCTGGTTCCGAACCACATGAGATCTGTTCTTTTCACAAACCCGGGCTTTTTTCTTTACCAAGCGATGAAGAGCAATACTTTGGTGACTTCTAA
- a CDS encoding endonuclease III domain-containing protein — translation MKSNTLVTSKSFPIPEIYLLFKILYDYYGPQHWWPAENALEVIVGAVLTQNTNWQNVTTAIANLKKAGLISVAKLKTIPLEKLQKHIKPAGFYRIKAQRLKAVIDYLYTSCGGNIDKLKNRRLTVLRKELLKVYGIGEETADSILLYALEKPIFVVDAYTRRILLRHSLIKANWRYSQIQRLFMENLPPSVEIYNEYHALLVKVGKQFCRTQPYCSDCPVMNLKAMRINYQSKHLNSLKL, via the coding sequence ATGAAGAGCAATACTTTGGTGACTTCTAAATCTTTTCCGATACCTGAAATTTATTTGTTATTTAAAATATTGTATGACTATTATGGACCACAACATTGGTGGCCAGCCGAAAATGCCCTTGAAGTTATTGTAGGTGCCGTATTGACTCAGAACACAAACTGGCAAAATGTCACTACAGCAATTGCTAATTTAAAAAAAGCCGGACTGATTTCGGTTGCTAAGTTGAAAACCATCCCGTTAGAAAAGCTCCAAAAACACATAAAGCCAGCGGGTTTTTACAGAATTAAGGCCCAAAGATTAAAAGCAGTTATCGATTATCTTTATACGAGCTGTGGGGGTAATATCGACAAATTAAAAAATAGGCGCTTAACAGTATTACGAAAAGAACTATTAAAAGTTTATGGGATCGGCGAAGAAACTGCTGATTCGATACTCCTCTACGCATTAGAAAAACCGATCTTTGTTGTTGATGCCTATACGCGCCGAATTCTCCTGCGTCATTCTTTAATCAAGGCAAATTGGCGGTATTCGCAAATTCAAAGACTATTCATGGAAAACCTACCACCATCAGTAGAAATATATAATGAATATCACGCCTTATTAGTTAAGGTTGGAAAACAATTTTGCCGAACACAGCCTTATTGTAGTGATTGTCCCGTAATGAATTTAAAGGCCATGAGGATTAATTATCAATCAAAGCACTTAAATAGCTTGAAATTATAA
- a CDS encoding putative LPS assembly protein LptD — MAFTVVWLLIGFSVTQDSAYKIVNYKAKTIIYYPCDEKVILLDSAIVNYGELTVSADSIEYEISKKKLRAYKNVRFTTATDIIYGQALFYNVATKKGHMVNAETKLENGIVRGKNVWLVKAKTLHIRDGYYTTCDHEPPHYYFYSPKSKVLVDNTAFAQPVVLKIFGIPCAMAPFWFFPVSRQRKSGLLPFKFGQSKSEGRYAKGVAYYLVLNDYSDITFSCDILEKKGIQPKIELIYLVTPLASGQMFLSYIRELDSKRERYSINAKHRSIFLLNSELNSYIDFQSDENYLPDYPENRAQWLKKELYSQITLTREIKKIGRFSLRGERKDDFRNRSTNWKLPSFSFNFYRLPLTRTWNLSPGIGYLRTKNTSYLNSFKRIYQTNTWTVRFNLANPHTFLGNFELPINFSFGRVSDYYKDSLIVGYYKLQVSSGFSFTQTILQSLFLSQALDYNQDIIYYKNDSTLLNALLGLNLNFGSNFYRLFGISLGELKNVLHRMTPTININYSPYMANYRYLFYPKFDTPPNTARINFSLNNFLEGKFETTNAKRELATIDFNSSYDFLSRGFAPFNVISDLYWISRPYTQLFTNVNLSFPATGKFNLGHLNLNINTNFNLEFLKKDSTNHLERGFKLNINHYFSTSVEESFLSTNNMINLTASIIPKGFRIDFTTGINFKERTKVTNYNITIWKDLHCWEAIMEINRFGAIWSYDFKIRIKKIPDVSFSKGMLDFILPF, encoded by the coding sequence ATGGCATTCACAGTTGTCTGGCTATTAATTGGTTTTTCGGTAACCCAAGACAGTGCTTATAAAATTGTAAATTATAAAGCCAAAACAATAATTTATTATCCCTGCGATGAGAAGGTTATCTTATTAGATTCAGCTATAGTTAATTATGGTGAACTCACAGTTAGTGCTGATTCTATTGAATACGAAATTAGCAAGAAAAAGCTAAGGGCATATAAAAATGTTCGCTTTACTACAGCAACCGACATTATTTACGGTCAAGCTCTGTTTTATAATGTTGCCACAAAAAAAGGACACATGGTAAATGCCGAGACAAAATTAGAAAACGGCATTGTACGTGGAAAAAATGTTTGGTTGGTAAAAGCGAAAACTCTTCATATTCGTGATGGTTATTATACTACTTGTGATCACGAACCACCTCATTATTATTTTTATAGTCCCAAATCTAAAGTACTTGTTGACAATACCGCATTTGCCCAACCAGTGGTTCTGAAGATTTTTGGTATCCCATGTGCAATGGCACCTTTTTGGTTTTTTCCGGTAAGTAGGCAGCGAAAATCCGGCCTTCTGCCCTTTAAGTTTGGTCAATCGAAATCAGAAGGTCGATATGCCAAAGGTGTTGCTTATTACTTAGTACTAAACGATTATTCAGATATTACCTTCAGCTGTGATATTTTAGAAAAAAAAGGCATCCAACCTAAAATTGAATTGATTTATTTGGTAACCCCTTTGGCCTCGGGTCAGATGTTTTTGTCATACATTCGTGAGCTTGATAGTAAGCGGGAGCGTTATAGTATTAATGCAAAACACCGATCAATTTTTTTACTAAATTCAGAACTTAATAGCTATATTGATTTCCAAAGCGACGAGAACTACTTGCCAGATTATCCGGAAAATCGTGCTCAATGGTTAAAAAAAGAATTATACTCCCAGATTACTTTGACTCGCGAGATAAAAAAGATCGGCCGATTTAGTTTAAGAGGGGAACGAAAAGATGATTTTAGAAATCGGAGTACCAATTGGAAACTGCCCAGTTTTTCATTTAACTTTTATCGATTACCATTAACTAGAACCTGGAATTTAAGTCCCGGGATAGGTTATCTACGCACCAAAAACACAAGTTATCTTAATAGTTTCAAACGCATTTACCAAACTAATACTTGGACAGTACGATTTAATCTAGCAAATCCTCATACTTTTCTTGGCAATTTTGAATTGCCTATAAATTTTAGTTTTGGCCGAGTTAGTGATTATTATAAAGATAGCCTAATTGTAGGCTATTATAAACTGCAAGTTTCTTCTGGATTTAGTTTTACCCAAACAATTTTGCAGTCACTTTTTCTGTCGCAAGCGTTGGATTACAACCAGGACATAATATATTATAAAAATGATAGCACCTTGTTGAACGCTTTATTAGGGTTAAATTTGAACTTTGGCAGTAATTTTTATCGGCTTTTTGGTATATCCTTGGGGGAGCTAAAAAACGTACTTCATCGAATGACCCCAACGATTAATATAAATTATAGTCCATATATGGCCAATTATCGCTATTTATTTTATCCCAAGTTCGATACTCCGCCAAATACCGCAAGGATAAATTTTTCTCTAAATAATTTTCTCGAAGGCAAGTTTGAAACCACTAATGCTAAACGTGAGCTTGCAACAATTGATTTTAACAGTAGTTATGATTTTCTATCTAGAGGTTTTGCCCCTTTCAATGTAATTAGCGATCTGTATTGGATCTCTCGCCCGTACACCCAATTATTTACAAATGTTAATCTTAGCTTTCCAGCAACCGGAAAATTTAACCTAGGCCACCTAAACCTAAATATTAATACTAACTTTAACCTGGAATTCTTAAAAAAAGATTCTACTAACCACCTTGAACGTGGTTTTAAACTTAATATCAATCATTACTTTAGTACCTCGGTAGAAGAGAGTTTTTTAAGTACCAATAATATGATTAATCTTACCGCATCGATTATCCCTAAGGGTTTTAGGATTGATTTTACTACCGGTATAAATTTTAAGGAACGAACTAAAGTTACAAACTATAATATTACGATTTGGAAAGACCTACACTGTTGGGAAGCAATTATGGAAATTAACCGATTTGGGGCTATCTGGTCATATGATTTCAAGATTCGAATTAAGAAGATTCCCGACGTTTCGTTTAGTAAAGGAATGTTAGATTTTATACTGCCATTTTAA
- a CDS encoding Maf family protein yields MRKRRIILASSSPRRRKLLSMLGIKFFVIAPDVSEEHYKSLSPKTLALKLAEKKVQAVASKIKTGIVIGVDTLVIIDNKVLGKPNSRQEAREMLKLLNNNTHQVISGLVVLVLPEKKLIKTTELTKVTFRKLSSREIKDYLNTQEPYDKAGAYGIQGQGGRFVKQIDGCYYNVVGLPLTKLIRILKKFGVFQ; encoded by the coding sequence ATGAGAAAAAGGAGAATAATTTTAGCGTCAAGTTCTCCCCGACGGCGCAAACTGCTTTCGATGCTTGGCATTAAATTTTTTGTAATAGCCCCAGATGTTTCTGAAGAACATTACAAATCGTTAAGTCCTAAAACGCTGGCCTTAAAACTAGCCGAAAAAAAAGTTCAAGCGGTAGCGTCAAAAATTAAGACGGGGATAGTCATCGGGGTCGATACCTTGGTTATTATTGATAATAAGGTTTTAGGTAAACCGAATTCTCGTCAAGAAGCCCGAGAGATGCTTAAGCTATTAAATAATAATACACATCAAGTAATTTCTGGATTAGTCGTTTTAGTCTTACCGGAAAAGAAGCTTATTAAAACTACTGAGCTCACTAAGGTTACTTTCCGTAAACTTTCATCCCGCGAGATTAAAGATTATTTAAATACCCAAGAACCATATGATAAAGCCGGTGCCTACGGAATTCAGGGTCAAGGCGGCAGATTTGTAAAACAAATTGATGGTTGTTACTACAATGTTGTCGGTTTACCACTTACTAAGTTGATAAGAATTCTTAAAAAATTTGGTGTTTTTCAATAA
- a CDS encoding HEAT repeat domain-containing protein, whose product MIDNTLVNNLISSDANIRHRAFAALKKLDMTTALETLIEALITEDQLILEELRRKIKEIAPNALSLIVKKLTHPNRKIRIELVKLLKEVGNQTISAELVNLLIESPEIRASAIEVLGYIKDPWSLDYIRDFIFDRTPEVRVATLKALGYFEDREYTDQIIKSLSDPEPEVRLAAIETLAMLKEPRAGEYLWELSLNDTHEEVRRQALWALKAIGNATIKAYEKYFDTEDIDQHNQIITELARYGKVIVFPALELTHHYNPRIRQLAVKILSELKDPIAVTRLLQLANDADLEVRHSALWALGKTKTEEAIKFLTQELENPNAQIADTAKEVLEFLGSDAARVLIELLPNTQTETQLKIIEIISKVGAPELLPIIKERLNDPRDWVRRILCEALSNFRHPEIANLLVEKCLFDRDTLVRSAAVRALGKLKLLLHLDAILSALQDNEEIVRLAAIRALMDMGEKSAGQHLLKFLTQGSDAEKISAIQTLKQLNYFEAIPLLKQLSRGWPFGKESKEVRVEAKRALKHLTEELWQSRP is encoded by the coding sequence ATGATAGATAATACTCTAGTGAATAATTTGATTAGCTCTGACGCTAATATTCGCCATCGAGCATTTGCCGCACTTAAAAAGCTAGATATGACCACAGCTTTAGAGACTTTAATTGAAGCCCTAATTACCGAGGACCAACTAATTTTAGAAGAACTGCGTAGAAAAATCAAAGAAATTGCCCCCAACGCCCTATCACTAATAGTCAAAAAACTTACACACCCAAATCGCAAAATTCGCATTGAACTAGTTAAACTCCTTAAGGAAGTTGGCAATCAAACCATCAGTGCCGAGTTAGTAAATTTACTAATCGAATCGCCAGAGATCCGAGCATCGGCCATTGAAGTTCTCGGCTATATAAAAGATCCCTGGAGTCTAGATTATATTCGGGACTTTATCTTTGACCGAACACCTGAGGTCCGAGTCGCAACCCTTAAGGCTTTGGGTTACTTTGAAGACCGAGAGTATACCGACCAGATTATTAAATCGCTTTCCGACCCGGAGCCCGAAGTCCGACTAGCCGCGATTGAAACCCTGGCCATGCTTAAGGAACCCCGGGCTGGTGAATATCTATGGGAATTAAGCCTGAACGATACCCACGAAGAAGTTCGCAGACAAGCATTATGGGCCCTAAAAGCTATTGGTAATGCAACTATTAAGGCCTATGAAAAATATTTTGACACTGAAGATATCGACCAGCATAATCAAATAATTACCGAACTGGCCCGCTACGGCAAAGTCATAGTTTTCCCGGCCTTAGAGTTGACTCATCATTACAATCCCAGAATTCGGCAATTGGCCGTTAAAATCTTGAGTGAACTTAAAGATCCGATAGCTGTAACCCGTCTTTTACAGCTTGCTAATGATGCTGATCTTGAAGTCCGACACAGTGCCCTTTGGGCATTGGGTAAAACTAAAACTGAAGAAGCGATCAAATTTTTAACTCAGGAGTTAGAAAATCCTAATGCCCAAATCGCTGATACTGCTAAAGAAGTTTTAGAATTTCTTGGTTCGGATGCCGCTAGGGTATTAATAGAACTTTTACCGAATACCCAAACTGAAACTCAACTGAAAATCATTGAAATTATTAGCAAGGTTGGAGCACCTGAACTATTGCCGATAATTAAAGAAAGACTAAATGACCCGAGGGATTGGGTCCGGCGCATCCTTTGTGAAGCACTAAGCAATTTTCGCCATCCCGAAATTGCCAATCTTTTAGTAGAAAAATGTTTATTTGACCGCGACACTTTGGTTCGAAGTGCAGCTGTTCGAGCTTTAGGAAAATTAAAGCTACTTCTGCATCTTGATGCAATTTTAAGTGCTCTCCAAGACAATGAGGAAATAGTGCGACTAGCTGCAATCCGAGCTTTAATGGACATGGGTGAAAAATCAGCAGGACAGCATTTACTAAAATTTTTAACCCAGGGGTCGGATGCCGAAAAAATCAGCGCAATCCAGACTCTCAAGCAATTAAATTATTTTGAAGCAATACCACTATTAAAACAATTATCTCGAGGGTGGCCATTTGGTAAAGAATCAAAAGAAGTGCGCGTGGAAGCAAAAAGAGCCTTAAAACATCTTACCGAAGAACTTTGGCAGAGCCGTCCATAA